The sequence TACGCGACTTCACGCCAACGCCCTACCGGCTGAACCGGCTGGGGCCCCTTGGTCGCTACCAGGAATCCCTGCTTGACGGCATGCCGCCGTGGGTACGGACCCGGTACAGCCAGGAGCTGCACGAGGCGCTTCACGCCCGGACCGGCGCCGGGCTGGCCATCGGCGAGGCGGCTGGAGCGTACCTCCGGGATACCCCGTTGCGATGGCACTGGGACAAGGCCAATGTGCTCGCCGCGAGCAGCCGCCAGGACGTCGATGAGGCGACCGGCATGGCGCACCACCTCCGGGCGCAGTACCTTGCGCGGATCTCCACCCGGTTCGAGGAGCAGTCCCTCGCGAACTGCGCAACGGTTTCGGTGACCAGCGACGAGGAGGCGGCACGCCTGGCCCAGGCGTACGGTCGGGCAGCTGACTTCACCCTGCCCAGCTGTGTGCCGCTGCCGGAACGGCACACACCCCGACCAATCGACCGTCGGCTGGTTTGGCTCAGCAGCTTCTCCTACCATTCCAACTTGCTCGGCCTGCACCGGTTCCTCGCCGAAGGTTGGCCACAGCTGCGCCGCGCCGGTTACACCCTCGAGCTCGTCGGATCAGGTCTCACGGATTCGCTACGCGCCGGGCTCGCCGAGCACGACGGCTTGGAGGTCACCGGCTGGGCGGAGGACCTACGCCCGGTCCTCGCCCGGGCCCGGGCCGCGGTGGTGCCGCTGTGGAGCGGCGCCGGGGTCAAGTTGAAGACCCTGACCCTGCTGGCGCACTCGGTTCCGGTGTTCAGCACGCCCGTGGGGCTCGAGGGGGTCCCCCAGACGGAAGGGGTCCGCTCGGCGGACACCGCGGAGGGTCTGGCCGCCGCGATTCTCGCTGCGGCGCCCGCACAGCTCGACCGGATGGCGGCGGAGGCGCTGCGCCTGATCCGGGAGCGCTTCTCGGAGGCGCACTTCGCCGATCAGTTGGTGGGCTCGCTCGGCCGGCACGGGCTGCTGGGTGACGCTGTTCCGCAAGAGGGACCGTAATGTCAACGCGGAAGCTGGTGTCCGCCTCTCTCGCGAATCTCCTGATCCCGATCAGTGGTCTGTTGATCAGCCCGTTCCTCTCCCGGGAGCTGGGACCCGAGGGCCGCGGCCTGTACGCGGCGCTGACCCTGCCCATCGTGGTGTGGGGGTGGATCGGCACGTACGGACTCCAGGACGCGCTGAGCTACCACGTGCGGCAGGGGCGCCTGTCGAGCCGGGCGGCGGCCAGATTCAGCCTGGTGGCCATGGTGCCGCTCAGCGTGCTAGCGGTCGGCCTGTTGGCGGTGATCGGGCTCCTCCTCTTCCCCGAGGCCGCCCAGTACCGCCAGTTCCTGATCCTCGCGCTGTGCGCACCCCTGCACGTCCTGGCGAACCTGTTCATCGGCGCCCTGACCGGCAACTCAGACATCCGCGGGTTGAACCTGGTCAAGACGTTGCCGGCGCTGGTCCGCACCGGCGTGGTGATCGTCGCCTGTCTGGCGTTCGACCTGAACGCGTACCAGGCCGGCCTGATCTTCGGGGCCTCGGTGCTGGCCGGGCTGGTCTTCGGGTTGGTCCGGCTGTGGGCCGCACCGGATCCCCCGGTGCAGGACGCGGCGCCGCCGAAGTCGGTGCCGACCGGCTCGCTCATCCGTTACGCCCTGGCGTGCCTGCCCGGCGTTCTGGCTGCCGTCTCCAGCGCCCGCCTGGGTCAGATCGTCGGGCTGCCGCTGATCGGCGCTCGCGAGCTCGGCTATTACGCGGTGGCGGTGAGCGTGGCGGAGATCCCGATGGTGATCGCCACGGCAGCCCGATCGATGCTGATGGGCCGCCAGGCGAGCGGTGACACCCGGGCGGCCACCCAGGTCGCCCGACTGGCGGTCCTGGCGTCCGTGGTCGCGTGCGGCCTGCTGGCGGTATCTGCCGGGTTCGCCGTGCCGTTGTTCTTCGGCGCCGACTTCGCCCCGGCCGTCGTACCGACCATCATCCTCTGCGCCGCCACCGTTCTGTACGCCTGCATGACCATCTACACCGCGGCGCTGCTCGCGTACAACCGTCCGGCGTGGTCGTCTGCGGCATTGGTGGCGGGCTCCGTCGTCGGTGTCGTGGCGCTGCTGGTGCTCGCGCCGCTCGGCGCCATCGGGGCGGCAGTCGCGAGCTTCGCCAGTTACGCCATCACCATGATCATTGCTGCACTCGGAGTCGGCCGCGTGCCCGCGCTGCGATCGCTGCGCATGCTGACCGTGCCGTACGACGACGACATCCGTCTCATCAAGGAAAAGACGGCTGGCATGGTGGGAGTCCTCCGCCGAACCGGCCCCCCGCCCGCCGGCCCGGACGACGTCTCCGGGACGGTGGAGACGGAAGCTGCTGCCCCACCTCCGGCCTCTCGGTTGGCCCGGATCGTGGCCACCGGCCGCCGGCTCGGGGTGGGCACCCTCGGCGTCGGCGCGTTGATCATCCTGGCGTGGCTGCGGGTGGTGTCGTCCCAGACGATGCAGCTCGTGACCGCTGGGCGGCCCGCGTTCAACTCCCGGGAGGTTCCCAGTTCGCCAGTGGGCGACATCATCGGCGACGGGTTCACCCTGCTGTTCCTGCTGCTGGCCGCCGGGCTCGCCGTACACGGGCTGCGTCGACGGCGACCAGCCGGGTACCCGTGGATCGCCGTCGCCCTCGGCGCGTTGCTGGCGATCGAACTCGCGGGAATACTCCGGGGGCAGATGCCCGGCGCCGTCGCGGCGGCGTTCCCCCTGGCCGCGATCGCGATCTGGGCCCAGCGGCCCCAGGTGGCGGTGCTGGGCACCATCGGCGTCCTGGGGGGCCTGACCGCCCTCGGCTCGATGTTCTTCGCCGCGGTCCGTCCCGACCTGGCGCTGCTCTCCGGGGCGGCCGCAGGCGACAAGCGCGTTCTGCTGGGCGGCCTGCTCACCGGCCCGTACCTGCACTCGAACGTGCTCGGCCTTGCCCTGGCACTGAGCGTCGCGTTCGTCTTCTGTCTCCGTCGCCCGGCGGTCCGGTGGTCCTGTCTAGTCCTGATCCTGGGCGCACTGGTCTGGACCGGTTCACGGACCAGTCAGCTCGCGGCTGTCGCCGTCGTGGTGTTGTACCTGGTGATGCGCCTCTTGCCCGGCCGGAGTTGGCCAGCATCGGCCGCCGTCGCGGCCGGCGCGCTACTCGTGGTCGTGGTCCCGTGGATCACCAGCGACCCGGAGAGCTTCAGCAAGCGAGGCCAGATCTGGGCGGCGCTGCTCGAGCGTTGGACCGAAAGCCCGATCGTCGGTTGGGGACCGAAGGTCTTCCAGGAGCCAGGGCTCGCTGCCGATCTCGGTGGCCAGTTCAACCACGGGCACAACGTCATGGTCCAACTGCTCGTCATCGGCGGCCTGCTGGCCCTCGTACCGTTCGCGCTCCTGTGTTTCGTGGCCTGGCGGCGGTCCGTTGTGCTCGCGGCCGGCGGCCAGCCGGCGGCGCTGCTCTTCCTCGTCGCGTTCTCGCAGGTGTCGTGGCTGGAAGCATCCCACGTGGCGACGACTCTGACCGGATACGTGACCTGGCTACCGTTGGTGGCGATCGCACTGGCCACGCCCGCTTCGCCGCCCGCGCGACCGGCGTCGCCTCCGCTCGCCGCACCGACCTCGCCGGCACAGGCGACCACGGCCAGAGGGATCGCCCGCGTGCCGGCAGCCGCCGAGCACGTCGAGCAGCGCGCGTTCCTGCCGTAGGCGCCTGCTCGCGGATACGCCCGACGGGGCGGCGGGCGCATCCGTAACCGTGACGAGCGGCCGAATCAGAAGACGGCCACGTCGCGAAGGTAGTTGGCGACGCGGCGCAGCCGACCAGCGCCATCGACCGGCGCCGTCATGCGAAAGACCAGTTGGTGATCGAGCTGTCCGCTGCTTCCGCCTCGCCAGTACGCGACGACGACGAGGCCGTACCGCTGCTCACCCTCGATCTGCAGCTGGCTGGATTCGGCGTAGGTGACGTATCGGCCCCCACGCGTCCACTGCAGGCCCCAGGCGTCCTCGGCCCGGCGCATAGCGGTTTGCCGCTTCGCGTCGCAGGGCTGCTGGCAGTCCCGCACGATCAACTCGCCACCGATCGCCTGACCCCCCGACGCAGGCGTGCCGCAGGTGTACTTGACGAACCCCTCGGCCCGGCCGGCCAGCGTGCACTGCCAGTCCAGCGGGACCTTGACCGGGAAGCCCAGCCCCTCGAGATTGGGCAGCGTGTTGACGGCGTCCTGTTCGGTGAACCTCGGCCACTGCGTCGGCCACGTGCCCTGCCGCGGCGGCTCGAGCCCGGGCGACTGGGGCGACGCCGCTGGTTCCGGCAGAAGCGCTGAGCCGGATGAGGGCGTGGTCTCCGGCTGGCCGGGATCGTCCGGGGCCGCCCAGACGATCGCGCCACCGACGCCAGCCACCACCACCAGGACCAGGGCACCGATCCCAGCCCAGAGCCTCGTCCGCCGCCGGGGCGGTTCGGAGGCGATGATCCGGCGCTCGGGCGAGGTGAACGGGTCCTGCGGCGGGACGCTGACGGGCTGCGGGTGCTCCGACAGTGGCGGCGACGACACCTGTTGCGGCGCGGGGGACACCTGCTGCGGCGGGGAGGACACCTGGT comes from Micromonospora viridifaciens and encodes:
- a CDS encoding glycosyltransferase, whose amino-acid sequence is MDLTVVVTFFPLPQDRGDPIRVLMMLRALARVRPYTLFVVRRPETTAAQVAELCALLPGVTVRDFTPTPYRLNRLGPLGRYQESLLDGMPPWVRTRYSQELHEALHARTGAGLAIGEAAGAYLRDTPLRWHWDKANVLAASSRQDVDEATGMAHHLRAQYLARISTRFEEQSLANCATVSVTSDEEAARLAQAYGRAADFTLPSCVPLPERHTPRPIDRRLVWLSSFSYHSNLLGLHRFLAEGWPQLRRAGYTLELVGSGLTDSLRAGLAEHDGLEVTGWAEDLRPVLARARAAVVPLWSGAGVKLKTLTLLAHSVPVFSTPVGLEGVPQTEGVRSADTAEGLAAAILAAAPAQLDRMAAEALRLIRERFSEAHFADQLVGSLGRHGLLGDAVPQEGP
- a CDS encoding O-antigen ligase family protein, which codes for MSASLANLLIPISGLLISPFLSRELGPEGRGLYAALTLPIVVWGWIGTYGLQDALSYHVRQGRLSSRAAARFSLVAMVPLSVLAVGLLAVIGLLLFPEAAQYRQFLILALCAPLHVLANLFIGALTGNSDIRGLNLVKTLPALVRTGVVIVACLAFDLNAYQAGLIFGASVLAGLVFGLVRLWAAPDPPVQDAAPPKSVPTGSLIRYALACLPGVLAAVSSARLGQIVGLPLIGARELGYYAVAVSVAEIPMVIATAARSMLMGRQASGDTRAATQVARLAVLASVVACGLLAVSAGFAVPLFFGADFAPAVVPTIILCAATVLYACMTIYTAALLAYNRPAWSSAALVAGSVVGVVALLVLAPLGAIGAAVASFASYAITMIIAALGVGRVPALRSLRMLTVPYDDDIRLIKEKTAGMVGVLRRTGPPPAGPDDVSGTVETEAAAPPPASRLARIVATGRRLGVGTLGVGALIILAWLRVVSSQTMQLVTAGRPAFNSREVPSSPVGDIIGDGFTLLFLLLAAGLAVHGLRRRRPAGYPWIAVALGALLAIELAGILRGQMPGAVAAAFPLAAIAIWAQRPQVAVLGTIGVLGGLTALGSMFFAAVRPDLALLSGAAAGDKRVLLGGLLTGPYLHSNVLGLALALSVAFVFCLRRPAVRWSCLVLILGALVWTGSRTSQLAAVAVVVLYLVMRLLPGRSWPASAAVAAGALLVVVVPWITSDPESFSKRGQIWAALLERWTESPIVGWGPKVFQEPGLAADLGGQFNHGHNVMVQLLVIGGLLALVPFALLCFVAWRRSVVLAAGGQPAALLFLVAFSQVSWLEASHVATTLTGYVTWLPLVAIALATPASPPARPASPPLAAPTSPAQATTARGIARVPAAAEHVEQRAFLP